In a genomic window of uncultured Sphaerochaeta sp.:
- a CDS encoding TAXI family TRAP transporter solute-binding subunit — MKKRHLVLIALIALFLSTALFASGQTEAAETEGLDRSKYFITVATGPTSGLYYPIGGAFSSVFQNKLGYKSSAQATGASAENITLIRENRAEMAIAMSDAVAQAYQGFGAYEGKPAATELRALLGLYPNYVQLVTTDRTGITKFTDLKGKRVGVGAPNSGVELNARMMYEAHNMTYADSKVDYLNYGEAIGQLKNNLVDAVFVTSGIPNATIMELGTTAEIVLIPIEGEGLKNLKAKYPFFVEATIPADVYDTKSDVITATVRNIMIVNEDLPEEVAYDLTKGVFENIGDIQASHATAQKHITLANSHIGVDIPFHKGAERYYQEVGM, encoded by the coding sequence ATGAAAAAAAGACATCTTGTTCTTATTGCCCTGATTGCCTTGTTTCTCAGCACAGCCCTCTTTGCCTCAGGACAGACTGAAGCGGCAGAGACCGAAGGTCTCGACCGCAGCAAATATTTCATAACCGTCGCCACCGGCCCGACCAGCGGCTTGTACTACCCGATCGGGGGAGCCTTCTCTTCCGTCTTCCAGAACAAGCTCGGCTACAAGTCCTCCGCCCAGGCAACCGGTGCTTCTGCAGAGAACATCACCCTGATCAGGGAGAACCGTGCTGAGATGGCCATCGCCATGTCCGATGCAGTTGCCCAGGCCTACCAGGGCTTTGGTGCCTACGAAGGGAAACCTGCAGCGACTGAACTCAGAGCCCTGCTCGGCCTCTACCCCAACTATGTACAGCTTGTCACCACCGACAGGACGGGCATCACCAAGTTCACCGACCTGAAAGGCAAGCGTGTCGGCGTTGGCGCCCCGAACAGCGGTGTTGAGCTGAATGCCCGCATGATGTACGAAGCGCACAACATGACCTATGCAGACAGCAAGGTCGACTACCTCAACTATGGTGAGGCTATCGGTCAGCTGAAGAACAACCTCGTTGATGCAGTGTTTGTCACCAGCGGCATTCCCAATGCAACCATCATGGAGCTGGGAACCACCGCCGAGATCGTGCTCATTCCCATCGAGGGAGAAGGCCTGAAGAACCTGAAGGCAAAGTATCCGTTCTTCGTCGAAGCCACGATTCCTGCTGACGTCTATGATACCAAGTCCGATGTCATCACCGCCACCGTCCGCAACATCATGATCGTCAACGAAGACCTTCCCGAGGAAGTGGCCTATGACCTGACCAAGGGCGTGTTCGAGAATATCGGGGACATCCAGGCTTCCCATGCAACTGCACAGAAGCACATTACCTTGGCAAACAGCCACATTGGCGTGGACATCCCCTTCCACAAGGGAGCGGAGCGCTACTACCAGGAAGTAGGGATGTAA
- a CDS encoding TRAP transporter substrate-binding protein, which translates to MKRTMLVLVILLVGLSLTFAQGTKESPAASKSVTLTVYSPGNVNSVPTKTILKLKELVEEASNGSIQMVAHHSGELGNDAEALQSTRMGTIDVIFAGTSGFTSFYDKAKILDLPFLFESAKEAYEVVNSDIGEQIFADLPKSGLVYLSEGDNGMRHIATTTRPINRVEDVRGLKIRVPTSKMYLDVWSALGATPVALALNELAIALANGTAEAQDNATYHLVANATYDDIKHFSFINYMWMGCTMAINQNSWNKLSADQQKIVKEMAIVAAKYSFDTIEQDNVSATEVLKKAGVQFNENPDIQSFKDKLGGAAYYQQYASESWYDQSIVDAILAK; encoded by the coding sequence ATGAAACGAACAATGCTCGTACTGGTCATTCTCTTGGTTGGCCTTTCCCTCACCTTCGCGCAGGGAACAAAAGAGAGTCCTGCAGCTTCCAAGAGTGTTACCCTTACTGTGTACTCGCCGGGTAACGTGAATTCCGTACCCACCAAGACCATTCTGAAGCTGAAGGAACTGGTGGAAGAGGCATCCAACGGCTCAATCCAGATGGTTGCACATCATAGTGGGGAGCTTGGCAATGATGCAGAGGCCCTGCAATCAACCCGTATGGGTACCATCGACGTAATCTTTGCAGGAACGAGTGGTTTCACCAGTTTCTATGACAAGGCGAAGATACTCGACTTGCCGTTCCTGTTCGAATCCGCCAAGGAAGCGTATGAGGTGGTCAACAGCGATATTGGTGAACAAATCTTTGCAGATCTTCCGAAGTCCGGATTGGTGTATCTGAGTGAAGGTGACAACGGCATGCGCCACATCGCCACCACCACCCGTCCCATCAATCGTGTTGAGGATGTCCGCGGCCTGAAGATCAGGGTCCCGACCAGCAAAATGTATCTTGATGTCTGGAGTGCTCTTGGTGCAACACCGGTTGCCCTTGCCCTGAATGAATTGGCGATAGCACTTGCAAACGGCACCGCTGAGGCGCAGGATAATGCAACCTACCATCTTGTCGCAAACGCAACGTATGATGACATCAAGCACTTCTCATTCATCAACTACATGTGGATGGGATGCACCATGGCCATCAACCAGAACTCCTGGAACAAGCTTTCCGCCGACCAGCAGAAAATCGTAAAGGAAATGGCCATCGTGGCAGCAAAATACTCGTTCGATACCATCGAGCAGGACAATGTCTCCGCTACCGAGGTGCTGAAGAAAGCCGGTGTCCAGTTCAACGAGAATCCTGACATCCAGAGCTTCAAGGATAAGCTTGGCGGCGCTGCCTACTACCAGCAGTATGCTTCTGAGAGTTGGTACGATCAGTCGATCGTTGATGCCATCCTGGCAAAGTAA
- a CDS encoding TRAP transporter large permease produces MILFFGSFVLFLLIGVPISISIGASAILGCLNLGYPLMVIGQKMVSGIDSFLLIAIPLFILAGNLMNAGKITEKIFDFAKRLVGWIPGGLGHANIVASLIFAGMSGSAAADAGGLGTIEMEAMTTNGYDEDFSAAVTAASTVIGPIFPPSIPLIIYGSVASVSVSQLFMGGVVPGLLMAFALMVMVFLFAIKRSYQRIGFSMRLLIKQFFASILSIITPLIILSGFTLGLFTPTEASSVAVGYALIIAIAVYRSLDWKTFKQCLLESAITSANTLFIIGTSMLFSYVLIKEGVSTQMATFILGISDNPYLILLVINVLLLILGMFMEPGAILTLMLPVLLPIVKALGIDLVHFGVVMVLNLMIGQVTPPFGVCLFIIADVSKISLNRMYRAILPFLIPLVVVLFLCTYVPQLVTWLPSALLHA; encoded by the coding sequence ATGATTTTGTTTTTTGGAAGTTTTGTGCTTTTCCTTCTTATCGGGGTTCCCATCAGCATCTCAATCGGCGCAAGCGCCATTCTGGGATGCCTGAATCTTGGCTATCCGCTGATGGTCATTGGCCAGAAGATGGTAAGTGGCATCGATTCATTTCTCCTGATTGCCATTCCGCTCTTCATTCTTGCAGGCAATCTCATGAATGCAGGAAAGATTACGGAGAAGATCTTCGATTTTGCAAAGCGGTTGGTAGGCTGGATACCTGGAGGTCTTGGGCATGCAAACATCGTGGCAAGCCTCATTTTTGCAGGGATGAGCGGCAGTGCGGCCGCTGATGCGGGAGGATTGGGAACCATCGAGATGGAAGCGATGACAACCAATGGATATGATGAGGATTTCTCTGCAGCAGTCACGGCAGCCTCGACAGTGATCGGCCCCATCTTCCCCCCTTCCATCCCGCTGATCATCTATGGTTCTGTTGCCTCAGTCAGTGTTTCCCAGCTTTTCATGGGTGGTGTGGTCCCCGGCCTGCTCATGGCTTTTGCACTTATGGTCATGGTCTTTTTGTTTGCCATCAAACGATCGTACCAACGGATTGGGTTCAGCATGCGATTGCTGATCAAGCAATTCTTTGCTTCCATCCTTTCCATCATCACGCCGCTGATCATCCTCAGTGGGTTCACCCTTGGCCTGTTCACCCCGACGGAAGCGTCCAGCGTTGCAGTAGGCTATGCGCTCATCATTGCCATCGCAGTCTATCGCAGCCTTGATTGGAAGACCTTCAAACAGTGCCTGCTGGAGAGTGCCATCACCAGTGCCAATACGTTGTTCATCATCGGAACCTCGATGTTGTTCAGCTACGTGCTGATCAAGGAAGGTGTCTCCACCCAGATGGCAACTTTCATCCTCGGCATCAGTGACAACCCGTATCTTATTCTGCTGGTCATCAATGTGCTGCTGCTGATACTCGGCATGTTCATGGAGCCAGGGGCGATCCTGACCCTCATGCTGCCGGTGTTGCTTCCCATCGTGAAGGCGTTGGGCATCGACCTGGTGCACTTCGGTGTGGTGATGGTTCTCAATCTCATGATCGGGCAGGTAACCCCACCCTTTGGGGTATGTCTGTTCATCATAGCGGATGTCTCCAAGATATCCCTGAACCGGATGTATCGGGCGATATTGCCCTTTCTCATTCCCTTGGTGGTGGTATTGTTTCTTTGTACCTATGTTCCCCAACTCGTCACGTGGTTGCCGAGTGCTTTGCTTCACGCATAA
- a CDS encoding TRAP transporter small permease: protein MQTIKRFLDLFVKLVSVVLMGLVAGIVLLMLNELVLRNILGTSFRGMTELAGFMFLWMAFLGVIVLYDQNRMISLDMFYVHTKGMVRTVLWTLHKLIAAALGVIMVIAFIGLYPFVSTEYYSSMPNFAKVWQYVPMVVTGSFLAVKSAYDLLAKVQKGRSR from the coding sequence ATGCAAACTATCAAACGCTTTCTCGATTTGTTCGTGAAGCTTGTATCTGTTGTACTCATGGGTCTGGTGGCCGGGATTGTCCTGCTCATGCTCAATGAGTTGGTATTGAGAAACATCCTTGGCACCTCGTTTCGGGGAATGACTGAGCTTGCAGGGTTCATGTTCCTCTGGATGGCTTTCCTGGGTGTAATCGTACTGTATGACCAGAATCGTATGATCAGCCTGGACATGTTTTATGTGCATACCAAAGGCATGGTTCGGACCGTCCTTTGGACTCTGCATAAGCTCATAGCCGCAGCGCTTGGGGTCATCATGGTGATAGCTTTCATCGGATTGTACCCATTTGTCAGCACTGAGTATTACTCATCCATGCCGAATTTTGCAAAGGTCTGGCAATATGTTCCCATGGTGGTGACCGGTTCGTTTTTGGCGGTGAAATCAGCGTATGACCTTCTTGCGAAGGTGCAGAAGGGGAGGTCCCGATGA
- a CDS encoding FadR/GntR family transcriptional regulator, which translates to MKEIKRVSVTTQVIDSIKESILNGTYAVGTKLPPEVKLCELLAVSRSTVREAMRSLQAEGYVELVSGKGAFVRDNHSHDYDTIRNWFIEAAPTLKDTTEVREALETLQVRMAVKRGKDEEIDRLVEIHQLFIAENKQNNVAALAALDEQFHTQICLMAHNPLLSKINELLAMELKRYRVLSISVKTNSDNTIREHELVLHALQERDSQKAAAYMLAHLGSSLADINKVLDGQK; encoded by the coding sequence ATGAAAGAGATAAAACGCGTTTCCGTCACCACACAAGTCATCGATTCCATCAAGGAATCCATCCTGAATGGCACCTATGCAGTAGGCACAAAGTTGCCCCCGGAGGTGAAACTCTGTGAGCTTCTTGCTGTCAGCCGATCGACCGTCCGTGAGGCGATGCGCTCCCTGCAGGCCGAAGGGTATGTTGAGCTGGTCTCCGGCAAAGGGGCCTTTGTCAGGGACAACCACAGCCATGACTATGATACGATTCGCAACTGGTTCATCGAAGCTGCCCCTACCCTCAAGGACACCACTGAAGTGAGGGAGGCCCTTGAGACCCTGCAAGTCCGAATGGCCGTCAAGCGTGGCAAGGATGAGGAAATAGATCGCCTGGTGGAGATACATCAGCTTTTCATTGCAGAGAACAAACAGAACAACGTTGCAGCGCTCGCTGCCTTGGACGAGCAGTTCCATACGCAGATCTGCCTGATGGCTCACAATCCCCTGCTCTCCAAAATCAATGAGTTGCTGGCCATGGAGCTCAAGCGTTACCGCGTTCTCTCCATTTCGGTGAAGACCAACTCTGACAATACGATCAGGGAGCATGAGCTTGTCCTGCATGCCTTGCAGGAGCGCGACAGCCAGAAAGCGGCTGCATACATGCTGGCTCACCTGGGCAGTTCCCTTGCAGACATCAACAAGGTGCTTGACGGGCAAAAGTAA
- a CDS encoding TRAP transporter permease, which translates to MAKITLDELKPDMKAKQEHLLEKFEKESKTRTFDHFLLAQAVYWIAIGIALYHFITSFIGYPATHLHRSLHVAMILFMTFFIYPVSRKSSRKTLPWYDIVFALLSVAVAVYVWVDYINFINRMGSPNTMDVIMGTLLIVLVLEASRRISGWPLVILSLLFLLYGLFGRNLPGIFMHRGYDWKALVNHIFINTEGIYGTSVDVAASYIFLFIMFGTVMNKCGMGRFFNDLALAFAGSTKGGPAKVAVIASGFLGSINGSAVANVVTTGAFTIPLMKKTGYSKEFSGAVESSASVGGQLLPPIMGAAAFIMAEMLGVKYGTIVISAAIPALLYYLGILVQVQLRASKNNLQGIPKEELPKARDVMRERGHLLLPIAFLLYMLLFSGATVIFSAFWAIVATIVVSMARKSTRMTYKQILDAFAEGTRAVVSVAVACAVVGIIIGVVSLTGFGLNMANAIIQLGQSNLMLTLLLTMVTCMILGMGLPSIPAYLITATMAAPALVKLGIPPLAAHMFVFYFAMFANITPPVALASFAAAGLSGGDPMKTGLQSVKLSLAGFIVPYMFIYNTALLLIETTPLVAIRVTVTAIVGVCMIGMATEGYFLSEMKWVIRILAFAGALLLITANVVQDAIGLSLLAVVLLYQFHAKRVQQHSIPA; encoded by the coding sequence ATGGCCAAGATCACTCTTGACGAACTGAAACCCGATATGAAAGCCAAGCAGGAGCACCTGCTGGAGAAATTCGAGAAGGAGTCCAAGACCAGGACGTTTGACCACTTCCTGCTTGCCCAAGCTGTCTATTGGATAGCCATCGGCATCGCACTCTACCATTTCATCACCAGCTTCATCGGGTACCCTGCCACCCACCTCCATCGCTCATTGCATGTCGCGATGATTCTGTTCATGACCTTTTTCATCTATCCTGTCAGCAGGAAGTCGAGCCGGAAGACCCTTCCTTGGTACGATATCGTCTTTGCCCTGCTCTCAGTGGCTGTGGCTGTCTATGTCTGGGTCGACTACATCAACTTCATCAACCGCATGGGCTCTCCCAACACGATGGATGTCATCATGGGAACGCTGCTGATCGTACTGGTGCTTGAGGCAAGCAGACGCATCAGCGGCTGGCCGCTGGTCATCCTGAGCCTTCTCTTCTTGTTGTATGGTCTCTTCGGTCGAAATCTTCCCGGCATATTCATGCACCGCGGCTACGACTGGAAAGCACTGGTAAACCATATCTTCATCAACACGGAAGGAATATACGGTACCTCGGTGGATGTTGCGGCTTCCTACATCTTCCTGTTCATCATGTTCGGTACGGTCATGAACAAATGCGGCATGGGCCGTTTCTTCAATGACCTTGCCCTGGCATTTGCAGGCTCCACCAAAGGTGGGCCTGCCAAGGTTGCCGTCATTGCCAGCGGATTTCTGGGTTCCATCAACGGCAGTGCCGTTGCCAATGTAGTCACCACAGGAGCCTTCACCATCCCCCTGATGAAGAAGACCGGCTACAGCAAGGAGTTTTCCGGGGCAGTGGAATCATCAGCATCCGTGGGTGGACAGTTGCTCCCCCCCATCATGGGAGCTGCCGCCTTCATCATGGCTGAGATGCTCGGGGTCAAGTACGGCACCATCGTCATCAGCGCGGCCATTCCCGCCCTGCTCTACTACCTTGGCATCCTGGTCCAGGTACAGCTTCGTGCTTCCAAGAACAACCTGCAGGGCATTCCCAAGGAAGAGCTTCCCAAGGCACGTGATGTCATGCGCGAGCGCGGGCATCTGCTGCTTCCCATTGCCTTCTTGCTCTACATGCTGCTCTTCAGCGGAGCCACCGTCATTTTCAGTGCGTTCTGGGCAATCGTGGCGACCATTGTGGTCAGCATGGCACGCAAGTCCACCCGCATGACCTACAAGCAGATCCTTGACGCCTTTGCAGAAGGGACGCGTGCCGTTGTATCCGTTGCGGTTGCCTGTGCAGTGGTCGGCATCATCATCGGGGTGGTGAGCCTCACCGGTTTCGGCCTGAACATGGCAAACGCCATCATCCAGCTCGGCCAGTCCAACCTGATGCTCACCCTCTTGCTGACCATGGTAACCTGCATGATCCTGGGCATGGGACTTCCTTCCATCCCTGCCTACCTGATCACGGCAACCATGGCAGCCCCTGCCCTGGTGAAGCTTGGCATCCCTCCCCTTGCGGCACACATGTTTGTTTTCTACTTTGCCATGTTTGCCAATATCACCCCACCGGTAGCCTTGGCTTCCTTTGCAGCCGCTGGCCTGAGCGGAGGCGATCCCATGAAGACGGGACTGCAGTCGGTCAAGCTCTCCCTCGCCGGTTTCATCGTCCCCTACATGTTCATCTACAATACGGCCTTGCTGCTCATCGAAACCACACCTCTGGTTGCGATAAGGGTCACCGTTACGGCAATTGTGGGCGTTTGCATGATAGGCATGGCTACCGAAGGGTACTTCCTCTCGGAAATGAAGTGGGTGATCCGTATCCTTGCGTTTGCAGGTGCGCTGCTGCTGATCACTGCCAATGTGGTGCAGGATGCAATCGGGCTCTCCTTGCTTGCAGTCGTCTTGCTCTACCAGTTCCATGCAAAGCGGGTACAACAGCACTCCATACCTGCCTAA
- a CDS encoding SDR family oxidoreductase, whose translation MHDSLFDVSDKVVVITGGLGQIGAEFVKAFLERDAKVAVFSRSADRQKAIRILGKQLGESDRLMVLKADITDKQSIGQALDALESEWGVADVLINNAGLDTQPSAPPEVSGPFEEFPVEVFREVVDTNLVGTFLMTQAVGARMVRSGKPGSIINVGSIYGMLSPVQDIYAYKKELTGIPFIKPVAYSAAKSGIYNLTRYCATYWAKQGIRVNTLTPSGVWRETQDEYFHANYHARMPMGRMAKADEFNGAVIFLASNASSYMTGSNLVVDGGWTAW comes from the coding sequence ATGCATGACTCATTGTTTGATGTTTCAGATAAGGTAGTGGTGATTACCGGTGGTCTCGGCCAGATAGGGGCTGAGTTCGTGAAAGCGTTCCTTGAAAGAGACGCCAAAGTGGCTGTCTTTTCCCGTTCGGCGGATAGACAGAAAGCTATACGGATTCTGGGAAAGCAGCTTGGCGAGAGTGATCGCCTTATGGTTTTGAAAGCGGATATCACCGATAAGCAATCCATCGGGCAAGCGCTCGACGCTCTTGAATCCGAATGGGGGGTAGCTGATGTCCTGATCAACAATGCAGGCCTCGATACCCAGCCCAGTGCACCCCCCGAGGTCAGTGGTCCTTTCGAGGAATTCCCGGTGGAAGTGTTCAGGGAGGTCGTAGATACGAATCTTGTCGGTACGTTCCTGATGACGCAAGCCGTTGGGGCTCGCATGGTCAGATCAGGAAAGCCGGGGTCCATCATCAATGTTGGCTCAATCTATGGAATGCTCAGTCCTGTCCAGGATATCTATGCATACAAGAAGGAACTTACCGGCATACCCTTCATCAAGCCGGTAGCGTACAGTGCAGCCAAGAGCGGAATCTACAATCTTACCCGCTATTGTGCCACGTATTGGGCGAAGCAGGGAATCAGGGTAAACACCCTTACCCCTTCGGGTGTATGGCGTGAGACCCAGGATGAGTATTTCCACGCCAATTACCACGCACGGATGCCGATGGGAAGAATGGCAAAAGCCGATGAATTCAATGGTGCGGTCATCTTCCTTGCAAGCAATGCTTCCTCCTACATGACCGGTTCAAACCTCGTGGTTGATGGAGGTTGGACAGCATGGTAA
- a CDS encoding prenyltransferase: MTRKQFLHIVEIRTKLISMGTVASAALYALLLQGTLPMAKLLLMIVATLCVDMGTTGFNTFFDYYRGTDNALYTKEKEKVLVHEEVSPLSALLVSVGLFGLAGLFGLVLAYLTSWYLIAVGSVCMLVGFFYTAGPFPISRTPFGELFAGGFLGSVLFLITLFVLDVTLSLQALLATIPFFLLIAMILSVNNGCDRIGDEASGRRTLSILLGKRCAPVLVGVEGILAYLASGVLALTGTYPLHLLLFLVPSFFLFIKSYRQMLKLGMHEEHKSRHMGFASRSYVLYCCSFLLSFGFEVLRTSSVLQAF; encoded by the coding sequence ATGACACGCAAACAATTTCTCCATATTGTGGAAATCCGCACCAAGCTCATCAGTATGGGCACGGTTGCTTCAGCTGCTTTGTATGCACTTCTGTTGCAGGGGACTTTGCCCATGGCAAAGCTCCTGCTCATGATTGTGGCTACCCTGTGTGTGGACATGGGGACCACCGGCTTCAACACCTTCTTCGACTATTACCGGGGCACAGACAATGCCCTCTATACCAAGGAGAAAGAGAAAGTCTTGGTACACGAGGAGGTGAGTCCTCTCTCAGCCTTGCTTGTCAGTGTGGGACTCTTCGGTCTTGCCGGTCTTTTTGGCTTGGTTCTTGCCTACCTTACCAGCTGGTATCTGATCGCAGTAGGTTCGGTGTGCATGCTGGTGGGGTTCTTCTATACGGCAGGCCCGTTCCCGATCAGCAGGACCCCGTTTGGAGAACTGTTTGCAGGAGGGTTTCTTGGTTCGGTTCTCTTCCTGATCACCTTGTTTGTGCTTGATGTCACGCTTTCCCTGCAAGCACTGTTGGCAACCATACCGTTCTTCCTGCTCATTGCCATGATTCTCTCGGTAAACAATGGTTGTGACCGCATCGGGGATGAGGCAAGCGGCAGAAGGACCCTGTCCATACTCCTTGGCAAGCGCTGTGCGCCTGTCTTGGTAGGTGTTGAAGGCATCCTTGCCTATCTTGCCAGTGGGGTGCTTGCCCTGACGGGCACCTACCCCCTGCACCTATTGCTCTTTCTTGTTCCCAGCTTCTTTCTTTTCATCAAATCGTATCGGCAGATGCTCAAGCTGGGAATGCACGAGGAGCACAAGAGCCGGCATATGGGATTTGCCTCGCGCTCCTATGTCCTCTACTGCTGCTCCTTCCTGCTTTCGTTCGGATTCGAGGTGCTCAGAACATCGTCCGTTCTGCAGGCTTTTTGA
- a CDS encoding DUF1850 domain-containing protein, with amino-acid sequence MKSRIKVLIMFVVLALAAGTLLFFLSPKTLMLVLVEQESGQVLKTVPITEGAQLTFHWIHSFEHIPWIEEYTISPEDGFLLNTIKVAGFGAGIPENKGVVSLEDGMVVMRSIDQAFDKISWIHSQTALVSITVEGQTFMHGIEIPHHVPVELYLKGIRTIWPRSLLTN; translated from the coding sequence ATGAAGAGCAGAATCAAAGTCCTGATCATGTTTGTTGTCCTCGCCCTCGCGGCGGGGACACTGCTCTTCTTTCTTTCCCCGAAAACGCTGATGCTTGTTCTCGTGGAACAAGAGAGCGGGCAGGTTCTGAAAACCGTTCCCATCACAGAGGGAGCGCAACTCACGTTTCACTGGATCCATTCGTTCGAACACATTCCCTGGATCGAAGAGTATACCATCAGCCCTGAAGATGGTTTCTTGCTCAACACCATCAAGGTAGCCGGGTTTGGCGCAGGCATTCCGGAAAACAAAGGCGTGGTATCTTTGGAAGACGGCATGGTGGTGATGCGCTCCATCGACCAAGCGTTTGACAAGATATCCTGGATACATTCCCAAACCGCCCTTGTTTCCATTACAGTGGAAGGGCAAACGTTTATGCACGGAATTGAGATCCCACATCACGTACCTGTGGAACTTTACTTGAAAGGAATACGCACTATATGGCCAAGATCACTCTTGACGAACTGA
- a CDS encoding MFS transporter, translated as MQSEKQSIYRGDKAVRTFLATILFSGLAYGFYRGIQDNYLAEIIKISEFERGIVEFFREIPGLLLVFILAAMYRFSETKVFKIGTAIMLSGLLGLLLLGSSKVVVILFMVVFSTGEHIVMPIKSSMSLGFAKGDKGGASLGVTSSISHGGNILGYFLVSALFFVFARIGYARDSIVGFRTVFIIAAVLMLLATLIVFTMKDQGKPVRRSRLYINKKYHKFYMLEVFYGARKQIFLTFAPYVLILFYGADTSIIALLLAICAVFGMLLSPAIGILVDKLGYKTIMVADTLILVVVCIMYGFAHRIFPMHIAFIVVCVNFVLDSIISLASMATNVYVRDLSSSREELTATLTTGISVNHLISVLIALLGGYIWKTLGIEVLFSLSAVLGVINSIYAATIKKPAERTMF; from the coding sequence ATGCAGTCAGAGAAACAATCGATCTATCGTGGTGACAAGGCGGTGAGAACCTTCCTTGCCACGATTCTCTTTTCCGGTCTTGCCTACGGGTTTTACCGTGGCATCCAAGACAACTATCTTGCAGAAATCATCAAGATCAGTGAGTTTGAGAGAGGAATCGTTGAATTCTTCCGTGAAATCCCCGGACTGTTGCTGGTCTTCATCCTTGCCGCCATGTACCGATTCAGCGAAACCAAGGTCTTCAAGATTGGAACCGCCATCATGCTCAGCGGCCTACTCGGCTTGCTCCTGCTTGGCTCAAGCAAGGTGGTGGTCATCCTGTTCATGGTGGTCTTCAGCACCGGTGAGCACATCGTCATGCCGATCAAGAGTTCCATGTCCCTTGGCTTTGCAAAAGGGGACAAGGGCGGGGCAAGCCTGGGTGTCACCTCCTCGATCAGCCACGGGGGAAACATCCTTGGCTATTTCCTGGTCTCTGCCCTCTTCTTCGTATTTGCCCGCATCGGGTATGCAAGGGACTCCATCGTAGGGTTTCGCACCGTCTTCATCATAGCTGCCGTGCTCATGCTGCTCGCCACCCTTATTGTTTTCACCATGAAGGACCAAGGGAAGCCGGTCAGACGAAGCAGGCTCTACATCAACAAGAAGTACCACAAGTTTTATATGCTCGAAGTCTTCTATGGTGCCAGGAAACAGATATTTCTTACCTTTGCACCCTACGTGCTCATCCTCTTCTACGGTGCCGACACTTCCATCATTGCATTGCTTCTCGCAATCTGTGCAGTGTTCGGCATGCTGCTCTCCCCTGCCATCGGCATTCTGGTAGACAAGCTCGGCTACAAGACGATCATGGTAGCCGATACCCTCATCCTGGTGGTGGTCTGCATCATGTACGGCTTTGCGCACAGGATCTTTCCAATGCACATTGCTTTCATTGTGGTGTGCGTCAATTTTGTCCTGGATTCCATCATCAGCCTTGCAAGCATGGCGACAAACGTCTACGTACGGGATCTTTCTTCCAGCAGGGAGGAGCTGACGGCTACCCTGACAACCGGCATTTCGGTCAACCACCTCATCAGTGTGCTCATCGCCCTGCTCGGGGGCTACATCTGGAAAACACTGGGCATCGAGGTGCTCTTCTCCCTCTCCGCCGTCCTTGGCGTGATCAACTCAATCTATGCGGCAACGATCAAAAAGCCTGCAGAACGGACGATGTTCTGA